Proteins from a single region of Argopecten irradians isolate NY chromosome 7, Ai_NY, whole genome shotgun sequence:
- the LOC138327095 gene encoding uncharacterized protein, which translates to MDRLLTRFSDYTKLKRITAWILTAIANLKAAVQRTKDITDRIKSSESNTRNREKMMETAILADRQSRLAEAPKQVKSLFLTSDALNRSEMAFARYVQRTDFQEEFESLQRCGKVNKSSKLRDLDPYIDNSLLCVGGRLERADMSFDAKHPIILPKESRMSQLLIEDVHRSVGHLGKNSILTVLRQRYCIIRANASIKRVVSRCVICRKYQAPYSRQKMANLPRERLVPDEPPFTKVGMDFFGPLETKRGRSCVKRYGVIFTCLSTRAVHLELAFSLDTDSCIDAIRRFIARRGRPEFIRSDNGINLVGAEREMREEVQRLNSDKIRDSMAAKRIHWEFNPPSASHFGGVWERLIRSVRKVLHSVMREQPVRLDDENLKTLFCEVESILNGRPISELSNDANDVRALTPNHLLLLRPGEWFPPGTFKKTDNYVKRRWRQVQYLVDIFWTKWIKEYLPLLQSRQKWTKTEKNLKVGDLVLVMDSSPRNAWNMGRVLEVIMDNKDTVRIVKVKTASSVLTRPIQKLCLVLESDVCDM; encoded by the coding sequence ATGGACAGACTGTTAACGCGATTCTCGGATTACACGAAATTGAAAAGAATCACCGCATGGATATTAACGGCAATCGCAAATCTGAAAGCAGCTGTTCAACGGACAAAAGACATAACTGACCGTATAAAGTCATCTGAATCCAACACGCGAAACCGTGAAAAAATGATGGAAACAGCGATACTTGCCGATAGACAAAGTAGGTTGGCAGAAGCGCCAAAACAAGTGAAATCTTTGTTTCTGACGAGTGATGCTTTGAACCGATCTGAGATGGCATTCGCGCGGTATGTACAGCGAACAGACTTTCAAGAGGAATTTGAATCACTTCAACGTTGTGGTAAAGTAAATAAGTCATCGAAGCTTCGCGATCTGGACCCTTACATAGACAACAGCCTTTTGTGTGTAGGAGGAAGACTTGAACGCGCAGATATGTCGTTTGACGCGAAACACCCCATAATTCTACCCAAGGAATCGAGAATGTCTCAACTTCTAATCGAAGACGTACATCGGTCTGTTGGACATCTCGGGAAAAACTCAATCTTGACTGTACTTCGTCAAAGGTATTGTATTATCAGAGCAAACGCGTCAATAAAGCGAGTGGTGTCGCGATGCGTTATATGCCGAAAGTATCAGGCTCCGTATTCTAGGCAAAAGATGGCCAATCTACCCCGCGAACGTCTGGTTCCCGACGAACCACCCTTTACAAAAGTCGGAATGGACTTTTTCGGACCACTTGAGACTAAGCGTGGTCGTAGCTGCGTGAAGAGATATGGAGTGATCTTTACCTGTTTAAGTACGCGAGCAGTTCATCTTGAGTTAGCGTTTTCTCTTGACACAGACTCGTGCATTGATGCGATTCGAAGATTCATCGCACGTCGAGGGAGACCGGAGTTCATCAGGTCTGATAACGGAATTAACTTAGTTGGTGCAGAAAGAGAAATGCGAGAAGAGGTTCAGAGGCTTAATAGTGACAAGATTCGCGACAGCATGGCTGCAAAAAGAATTCATTGGGAATTCAATCCTCCCTCAGCTTCACACTTCGGTGGTGTGTGGGAAAGGCTAATCAGATCTGTCCGAAAGGTGTTACATTCAGTCATGCGCGAGCAACCCGTCCGGCTAGACGATGAAAATCTCAAGACTCTGTTTTGTGAGGTCGAGTCCATCCTCAATGGTCGACCAATTTCCGAGTTATCGAACGACGCGAATGACGTGCGCGCACTCACACCGAATCACCTCCTTCTACTTCGACCAGGTGAATGGTTCCCTCCTGGAACTTTCAAGAAAACGGACAATTACGTTAAGAGGAGATGGCGCCAAGTTCAGTATCTGGTTGACATATTCTGGACCAAATGGATCAAGGAGTATCTGCCCTTGCTTCAGAGCAGACAAAAATGGACTAAAACTGAGAAAAACTTGAAAGTCGGTGATCTCGTGCTAGTGATGGACAGTTCTCCTAGAAACGCCTGGAACATGGGACGAGTGCTCGAGGTTATCATGGACAACAAAGACACTGTAAGAATCGTAAAGGTTAAGACCGCCTCTTCGGTTCTGACGCGACCAATTCAGAAACTGTGCCTCGTTCTGGAATCTGATGTTTGTGACATGTGA
- the LOC138327905 gene encoding uncharacterized protein isoform X2 yields MGLEPTFDQSNIIHTEEREVFDLAVDPKTRTLFWGSHMVFGSLVMMEQTRDTGDALYKLENKYSSPLPTTTTTSVDTIAYDPISKRIYFGSVYSITLYSMRLDGTDVREEATTDLYVQAIAIDSDAGNLFVYSPGYTGNIYLVRMGQEPTLDQSNIIHTDVKEVFYLAVDPKTRRLFWGSTSGVWQSNYEGTNKKILMGPGSYDGIAVDDGKVYVIKDNRILKIDTSTDNSFTEILEVDGSSRAESLIIDGNSLYFGVSTCVDRPTTTFDKFVATVQIDGTGLKYLLPKVSSYNYGDTMSLVYVNRPTRFPDWGIALIIGVLVLLVITISICVCLWKKYRSSGKCPIQGKSYEVYTKFDTESHFYGDLTCNVYEVQKYPSKVDFKFDTNNQKQKLELMYRGMDPKTPNHMPDGKQWYTSQDKY; encoded by the exons ATGGGACTGGAGCCTACTTTTGATCAGAGTAACATCATTCATACAGAGGAACGGGAAGTCTTTGATTTGGCTGTGGATCCCAAGACTAg AACGTTATTTTGGGGATCACACATGGTGTTTGGCAGTCTAGTTATGATGGAACAAACAAGAGATACCGGGGATGCTCTATATAAACTAGAGAACAAATATTCCTCCCCACTacctacaacaacaacaacctcTGTCGACACCATAGCATATGATCCTATATCCAAAAGGATATATTTTGGATCAGTGTACAGTATTACCTTGTACAGTATGAGACTAGATGGAACTGACGTCAGAGAGGAGGCCACAACAG ATCTTTACGTTCAAGCAATTGCCATTGACAGTGATGCTGGTAACTTGTTTGTGTACTCACCTGGATACACGGGTAATATTTACCTGGTTAGAATGGGACAGGAGCCTACTCTTGATCAGAGTAATATCATCCATACAGATGTGAAGGAGGTCTTCTACTTAGCTGTTGATCCCAAAACCAG GAGATTATTTTGGGGATCAACCTCAGGCGTATGGCAATCCAATTATGAGGGGACAAACAAGAAAATCTTAATGGGACCTGGATCCTACGATGGTATTGCAGTCGAcg ATGGTAAAGTTTATGTTATAAAAGATAATAGAATATTGAAGATAGATACATCTACGGATAATTCATTTACTGAAATCCTCGAAGTCGATGGTTCCAGCAGGGCAGAGAGTTTGATTATTGACGGCAACAGTCTTTACTTTGGTGTTTCGACATGTGTTGACCGGCCTACTACCACCTTTGATAA GTTCGTAGCCACCGTGCAGATTGACGGGACGGGTTTGAAGTATCTCTTACCTAAAGTTTCTTCATATAACTATGGGGATACGATGTCACTAGTATATGTAAATCGACCGACACgtt TCCCAGATTGGGGTATCGCTTTGATTATTGGTGTACTGGTGTTATTAGTGATCACAATCTCTATCTGCGTCTGTTTGTGGAAGAAATACCG ATCTTCTGGAAAATGTCCTATCCAAGGAAAGTCCTATGAAGTCTACACAAAATTTGACACAGAAAGCCATTTTTATGGTGATCTGACATGTAACGTGTACGAAGTTCAAAAATATCCGTCAAAGGTTGACTTCAAGTTTGACACCAACAACCAAAAGCAGAAGTTGGAATTGATGTACCGCGGAATGGATCCAAAAACGCCGAACCATATGC CTGATGGCAAGCAATGGTACACTAGCCAAGACAAATATTAA
- the LOC138327903 gene encoding uncharacterized protein yields the protein MSEEFRTNWVYKARYISSVIFFDLTHLQMGFAPSGAYPRGPTTGIVLLENKPMQPSTGQMFILLTMDLGKTLMCFQYIGLWVVYIYHKFHRGTRTRRCFMLINSTSPDQENRWMVLKGGPQFPSPRHSL from the exons ATGTCTGAAGAGTTCCGAACGAATTGGGTATATAAGGCACGGTACATCAGTTCTGTCATCTTTTTCGATCTCACCCATCTTCAGATGGGTTTCGCTCCGTCAGGGGCGTATCCTCGTGGGCCAACCACAGGAATCGTCCTTCTAGAAAACAAGCCGATGCAGCCATCTACAG GACAGATGTTTATCCTGCTTACTATGGATCTCGGCAAAACGTTAATGTGTTTTCAGTATATTGGACTATGGGTGGTTTACATTTATCACAAATTTCACCGGGGAACTCGGACTCGGAGATGTTTTATGCTAATCAACTCTACATCACCTGACCAG GAAAACCGATGGATGGTTTTAAAAGGAGGTCCTCAGTTCCCATCGCCTCGTCATTCTCTTTGA
- the LOC138327094 gene encoding uncharacterized protein, producing MNTYALNGLQVCDLDMENVVSLPKVYTKEEMPVSQHHIPKHEEISKWSHLSDISIPNIDANIGIMLGNNVPDAYTPFEVLIGPSGSPHATRTRLGWIVWNIIRDDASQLDVNRAEVESDITLNELVRKSFNHDFPERVIDDKRENSVEDAHFLRQVEESVHFENSHYCIALPFRDRNVKLPNNNVQGTQRLKGLKNKLVKNHKFRSDYVNFMDNLLSKGYAEPVSDDQLERNDGRVWYLPHHGVYHPKKPEKIRVVFDCSASYMGVSLNSQLLQGPDLANKLPGVLIRFREEKVAVVGDVEAMFHQVIVSPSDRDCLRFFWWPDRNLDKEPKMYRMINVKDQPPTRRGILSMVSSVYDPLGIASPFILTAKSILQNLCKQGICWDDDITDADLRKWSTWISQLHELENVEVERCYKPSDFGNVTSVQLHSFSDASDTGLGMVFYLRFIDETGRIHCSFLLGKSRVAPLKTATVPRMELTVASSAVKLCKMIKEELGFPINETFYWTDSTSVLRYIANKNARFHTFVANRVSVIREATEENQWRYVNTKENPADCASRGLSIGKFRQNLQWINGPDFLWKSES from the exons ATGAACACTTACGCCTTGAATGGACTTCAAGTTTGTGACTTAGACATGGAAAACGTAGTCAGTCTGCCAAAGGTGTACACTAAAGAGGAGATGCCAGTCTCGCAGCACCATATACCGAAACATGAAGAAATATCGAAGTGGTCTCATCTGTCTGACATATCGATACCGAACATTGATGCGAACATTGGAATCATGTTGGGAAATAACGTCCCAGACGCTTACACCCCATTTGAGGTGCTTATCGGTCCGAGTGGCTCGCCTCACGCCACAAGAACGCGCTTGGGTTGGATCGTGTGGAATATCATACGAGATGATGCATCACAACTGGATGTGAATCGGGCAGAAGTTGAAAGCGATATCACGTTAAATGAACTTGTAAGAAAATCATTCAACCATGATTTCCCGGAGCGTGTTATCGACGACAAACGTGAAAACTCTGTAGAAGATGCGCATTTCCTCAGACAGGTAGAGGAATCTGTACATTTTGAGAACAGTCACTACTGTATAGCTCTTCCGTTTCGTGATCGCAACGTCAAACTTCCAAACAACAATGTGCAAGGCACGCAGAGACTCAAAGGCCTGAAAAATAAGTTGGTCAAAAACCATAAATTCAGATCGGACTACGTGAATTTTATGGACAATCTTTTGAGCAAAGGTTACGCAGAGCCAGTTTCTGATGATCAGCTTGAGAGAAACGACGGACGCGTTTGGTATTTGCCTCATCACGGTGTATACCACCCCAAAAAGCCTGAAAAAATTCGTGTCGTATTTGACTGCTCTGCATCGTACATGGGCGTATCTCTGAACAGTCAGCTCCTCCAAGGTCCGGATCTCGCGAATAAACTGCCAGGTGTTCTAATCCGGTTTCGTGAAGAAAAGGTGGCTGTCGTAGGTGACGTGGAGGCTATGTTTCATCAGGTGATCGTTTCACCAAGTGACAGAGACTGTTTGAGGTTCTTCTGGTGGCCTGATAGAAATCTCGACAAAGAACCCAAAATGTACAGAATG ATAAACGTGAAAGACCAACCCCCTACACGACGAGGAATCCTTTCGATGGTCAGCTCGGTCTATGACCCTCTTGGTATCGCGTCGCCATTCATCTTGACCGCCAAGTCGATCCTACAGAATTTGTGTAAACAAGGAATATGTTGGGATGACGACATTACTGACGCCGATCTTCGCAAGTGGAGCACATGGATCTCGCAACTACACGAACTAGAAAACGTTGAAGTTGAGAGGTGTTACAAACCCAGTGACTTCGGAAATGTGACGTCAGTTCAGCTTCATAGCTTCTCGGACGCGAGTGATACAGGCCTAGGAATGGTGTTTTACCTTCGGTTTATCGACGAAACCGGTCGCATTCATTGTTCTTTCCTACTAGGGAAATCACGAGTTGCGCCATTGAAAACTGCAACGGTACCAAGAATGGAGCTTACAGTGGCTTCATCGGCCGTCAAGCTGTGTAAAATGATAAAGGAAGAACTCGGATTTCCAATCAATGAAACGTTCTACTGGACAGACAGTACATCAGTGTTGCGATACATAGCCAATAAGAACGCTCGTTTCCACACTTTCGTCGCCAATCGTGTATCGGTCATTCGTGAAGCTACAGAGGAAAATCAGTGGAGGTACGTCAATACGAAAGAGAACCCTGCTGATTGTGCTTCTCGTGGTCTGAGTATCGGCAAGTTTCGGCAGAATCTGCAATGGATCAACGGACCAGACTTCCTGTGGAAATCGGAATCGTAA
- the LOC138327093 gene encoding uncharacterized protein, whose amino-acid sequence MNSGNVLEYAENIKRLMCKLPFHMHDKWRNIVFRNKEMKGRVRFKDFVTFVKTEAKKANDPTYGTAAVNGSQSSKVQAKRTSNSQPSRSTAVSNAANVEATPKPTGPSQELKCTYCDSSSHSVGDCSGIKALGLEDKYKHLREKGLCFGCLKKGHLSRTCRNRLKCATCNRQHPTILHDKSKVNLKPKSQSDETNVKGVVNMNYSAEEGRVGAGDVSCAMAIIPVKVKLKNRPHTVETYAFFDSGSSVSFCTEHVMKQLGGSGKKNSGYSEHYG is encoded by the coding sequence ATGAATTCTGGGAATGTTCTGGAATACGCCGAGAACATTAAGCGACTTATGTGCAAATTACCTTTCCACATGCATGATAAGTGGCGCAATATTGTTTTCCGTAACAAAGAGATGAAAGGTCGTGTGAGATTTAAAGACTTTGTTACATTCGTAAAAACTGAAGCAAAGAAGGCGAACGATCCCACGTACGGAACCGCAGCTGTTAACGGCTCACAAAGTAGCAAAGTTCAAGCGAAACGCACTTCTAATTCCCAACCATCGAGAAGTACAGCAGTCTCTAACGCAGCTAACGTTGAAGCAACGCCCAAACCTACTGGACCTAGTCAAGAACTCAAGTGCACATACTGTGATTCTAGCTCACATTCAGTCGGTGACTGTTCTGGTATCAAGGCACTTGGCCTTGAAGACAAATATAAACACTTACGTGAGAAAGGCCTATGTTTTGGATGTTTGAAGAAAGGACACTTATCGCGAACATGTAGAAATCGACTTAAGTGCGCGACATGCAACAGACAACATCCTACGATTTTGCATGACAAATCGAAAGTGAACTTAAAACCGAAATCTCAAAGCGACGAAACTAATGTGAAAGGCGTCgtaaatatgaattattctGCCGAAGAAGGTCGAGTAGGGGCCGGAGACGTTTCATGTGCTATGGCGATCATCCCCGTTAAAGTTAAACTTAAGAATCGACCTCATACCGTAGAAACCTACGCGTTCTTTGACTCCGGAAGCAGCGTATCGTTCTGTACGGAGCACGTAATGAAACAACTGGGTGGAAGTGGTAAAAAAAACTCAGGTTACTCTGAACACTATGGGTAA
- the LOC138327905 gene encoding uncharacterized protein isoform X1: MGLEPTFDQSNIIHTEEREVFDLAVDPKTRTLFWGSHMVFGSLVMMEQTRDTGDALYKLENKYSSPLPTTTTTSVDTIAYDPISKRIYFGSVYSITLYSMRLDGTDVREEATTDLYVQAIAIDSDAGNLFVYSPGYTGNIYLVRMGQEPTLDQSNIIHTDVKEVFYLAVDPKTRRLFWGSTSGVWQSNYEGTNKKILMGPGSYDGIAVDDGKVYVIKDNRILKIDTSTDNSFTEILEVDGSSRAESLIIDGNSLYFGVSTCVDRPTTTFDKFVATVQIDGTGLKYLLPKVSSYNYGDTMSLVYVNRPTRFPDWGIALIIGVLVLLVITISICVCLWKKYRSSGKCPIQGKSYEVYTKFDTESHFYGDLTCNVYEVQKYPSKVDFKFDTNNQKQKLELMYRGMDPKTPNHMPDGKQWYTNQDKY; encoded by the exons ATGGGACTGGAGCCTACTTTTGATCAGAGTAACATCATTCATACAGAGGAACGGGAAGTCTTTGATTTGGCTGTGGATCCCAAGACTAg AACGTTATTTTGGGGATCACACATGGTGTTTGGCAGTCTAGTTATGATGGAACAAACAAGAGATACCGGGGATGCTCTATATAAACTAGAGAACAAATATTCCTCCCCACTacctacaacaacaacaacctcTGTCGACACCATAGCATATGATCCTATATCCAAAAGGATATATTTTGGATCAGTGTACAGTATTACCTTGTACAGTATGAGACTAGATGGAACTGACGTCAGAGAGGAGGCCACAACAG ATCTTTACGTTCAAGCAATTGCCATTGACAGTGATGCTGGTAACTTGTTTGTGTACTCACCTGGATACACGGGTAATATTTACCTGGTTAGAATGGGACAGGAGCCTACTCTTGATCAGAGTAATATCATCCATACAGATGTGAAGGAGGTCTTCTACTTAGCTGTTGATCCCAAAACCAG GAGATTATTTTGGGGATCAACCTCAGGCGTATGGCAATCCAATTATGAGGGGACAAACAAGAAAATCTTAATGGGACCTGGATCCTACGATGGTATTGCAGTCGAcg ATGGTAAAGTTTATGTTATAAAAGATAATAGAATATTGAAGATAGATACATCTACGGATAATTCATTTACTGAAATCCTCGAAGTCGATGGTTCCAGCAGGGCAGAGAGTTTGATTATTGACGGCAACAGTCTTTACTTTGGTGTTTCGACATGTGTTGACCGGCCTACTACCACCTTTGATAA GTTCGTAGCCACCGTGCAGATTGACGGGACGGGTTTGAAGTATCTCTTACCTAAAGTTTCTTCATATAACTATGGGGATACGATGTCACTAGTATATGTAAATCGACCGACACgtt TCCCAGATTGGGGTATCGCTTTGATTATTGGTGTACTGGTGTTATTAGTGATCACAATCTCTATCTGCGTCTGTTTGTGGAAGAAATACCG ATCTTCTGGAAAATGTCCTATCCAAGGAAAGTCCTATGAAGTCTACACAAAATTTGACACAGAAAGCCATTTTTATGGTGATCTGACATGTAACGTGTACGAAGTTCAAAAATATCCGTCAAAGGTTGACTTCAAGTTTGACACCAACAACCAAAAGCAGAAGTTGGAATTGATGTACCGCGGAATGGATCCAAAAACGCCGAACCATATGCCTGATGGCAAGCAATGGTACACTAACCAAGACAAATACTAA